The Thermococcus sibiricus MM 739 DNA window TTATAAAATAAAGGGAGAACGGGCCGCACTTATAAGAGAAATACAGAGAGACAGACAGGAGGTTGATTTTGCCCTCGAATATGATAAAGTTGCTCTTGTTTTAGATGGCAAGCTTAACCCAAAAGTCGGGGAGATTCTTGAAGTCTACCAATCCTAAGGGCTTTTAAACTATCTGGCTTACACTTTTTTGGTGGTAGCGATGATAATATTCGATAACCATTTTCACGTTGATCCATTTAAGGGGCTCTTCTTGGAGGCGGTAAAACAGTTCCACAGGGCTGGGGGGACACATTTAAACATTGTTTATAAAAGTGCCCACGATTACGGCTTTAATGGAGCCAGAGCAGAGGACTTCATGAAGGCCATGAATTTTCACATCGAGTTGGTCGAAAAGATAAACAGAGAAAC harbors:
- the pbp11 gene encoding tRNA-binding protein Pbp11, which codes for MGLFDVFKKREKEVQIFSRKSVGKFKVEKTFKIFGKEVLVGEVIEGVIYPGYKIKGERAALIREIQRDRQEVDFALEYDKVALVLDGKLNPKVGEILEVYQS